The sequence below is a genomic window from Lysobacter capsici.
GGCGATCACCCTGGTCGGCCGCGGCATGCGTTCGCTGCTGCATCGGTTGTCCGACATCTGGGCCGCGTTCGGGCGCGAGCGCGTGCATCTGATTTCGCAATCGTCCAACGACCTCAACCTGACCTTCGTGATCGACGAGGCCGATGCCGACGGCCTGTTGCCGCATCTGCATCACGAACTGATCCGCGGCGGCGCCATGCCGGTGCGCGACGACAGCGTGTTCGGCCCGAGCTGGCGCGAGATCGCGCACGGCAAGCCGCAGCGCGCGCCGGCGTGGTGGCAGGGGCGGCGCGAACGCTTGCTGGCGATGGCCGATGCCGGCACCCCGCGCTACGTCTACGACCTGGCCACTGTGCGCGAACGCGCTCGCTCGCTGATCGGCACCGACGCGGTCGATCGCTGTTTCTACGCGATGAAGGCCAATTCGCATCCGGCCGTACTCAAGACCATCGTCGGCGAAGGTTTCGGCCTGGAATGCGTGTCGCTGGCCGAGATCGAGCGGGTATTCGCCGCGATCCCGCACATGGCGCCCGAGCGGGTGCTGTTCACCCCGAGCTTCGCGCCGCGGCGCGAATACGAAGCCGCGTTCAAGCGCGGCGTGATCGTCACCCTCGACAACATCGAAGCGCTGCAGCGCTGGCCCGAGTTGTTCCGCGGCCGCACCCTGTGGCTGCGCCTGGACCTGGGCCACGGCGAAGGCCATCACGAGAAAGTCCGCACCGGCGGCGTCGCGGCCAAGTTCGGCCTGCCGCTGTCGCGTTTCGATGCGTTCGTCGAGCAAGCGCGCAAGCTCGACATCCGCATCAGCGGCCTGCACGCGCACCTGGGCAGCGGCATCGACGATCCGCAGCACTGGCGCGGTGTGTACGCCAGCCTGGCCGGGCTGGCCGACAGCGTCGGCACGATCGAGACCATCGACATCGGCGGCGGCCTGCCGATCGCCTATACGCCGGAAGCGCCGCTGTTCGATCTGGCGCAATGGCGCGCGGGCCTGGATGAAATCAAGGCCGCGTATCCGCGCTACGGGCTGATCATCGAACCCGGTCGTTACCTCGTGGCCGAAAGCGGCGTGCTGCTGCTCGCGGTTACGCAAGTGATCGAAAAGGACGGCGTGCGCCGGATCGGTTGCGACGCCGGCATGAACGCGCTGATGCGTCCGGCGATGTACGAGGCGTATCACGGCATCCACAACCTGAGCCGCTTCGACGATGGCGCGGTCGCCGCGTTCGACGTGGTCGGCCCGGTGTGCGAGAGCAGCGACGTGCTCGGCCGCGGCCGGCCGATGCCGATCGCGACCGAGGAGGGCGACGTCATCCTCGTCGCCGACACCGGCGCCTACGGCATGGCGATGGCCAATACCTACAACCTGCGCGCGCTGCCGGCCGAGGAGGTGATCGAATGACATCGACCGCTTCCTCGATCGCATCCAAACCCTGCGCGCGATTCGCTCTGATTTCGGGAAAACGCTTGTGAGTGCCCAATTCCAACGCGACGCGGTTCGCGCCTTCCGTTTCGTCCGCTGCCACCTCGACGCCGCCACCGGCATCGCCGAACTGGTCTACGCCTTCGACGATGGTCCGGAGCTGATCGAAACCATCACCGTCCCGGGCGCGCCGTTCGTGCTCGACGGCGCGCGCGAGCAGGCGGTGCAACAGGCGCTGCGTCTGCTGCACCTGATCGCCGGCGTGAGTTACTACAAGGCGGCGGTGCCCGAGGAGATCCGCATCGATTCGTATGCGATCGATGCCGATGCGGCGGCGTTGCTGGAATTGATCTACGTCAACGGGCTGGGCGAATTCGCGTATCGCAATGGCTTGAATCTGCACGGGAAGATCAAGTTTCCGGTGGGGCCCTCACCCCAGCCCTCTCCCGCCAGCGGGAGAGGGAGCAACAGCGCTGATGCGTCCGCTCTTGATGCCCTCCCCAACGCCTCTGCCCTTGCCAGTGAGTCTGCTCTTGATGGTCTCCCTCTCCCGCCTGCGGGAGAGGGCCGGGGTGAGGGCCGGGCCCCCGCGCTCGGTCTGCGCGAACACGCCCTGGTCGCGATCGGTGGCGGCAAGGACTCGCTGGTCAGCATCGAAGCCCTGCGCGCGCTCGGCATCGAACAGACGGTCACCTGGATCGGCGGTTCGCAGCTGATCGCGGCCTGCGCCGCGCGCACCGATCTGCCGACTCTCAACCTCGGACGCGCGCTCGCGCCGCAGTT
It includes:
- a CDS encoding bifunctional aspartate kinase/diaminopimelate decarboxylase, coding for MAQATGWVVLKFGGTSVSRRNRWDTIGRLASKRLKDDGRRVLVVVSALSGVTNELQAIAYAAPGQDDGIAARFAGLVERHRTFCAELDLNPDAVLGERLAKLVALETDPRAPSRALDWQAEVLGQGELLSSTLGAAYLRSQGLDFGWCDARDWLDAVSLPNASEWAQRLSVNCRHQAEPGFAERFDAQPTAMLITQGFIARHGDGGTAILGRGGSDTSAAYFGALLKAQRVEIWTDVPGMFSANPREVPDARLLARLDYAEAQEIATTGAKVLHPRSIAPCRDAGVPMAILDTERFDLPGTRIDASAATVPGVKAISRRNGIVLVSMESIGMWQQVGFLADVFERFKRHGLSIDLIGSSETNVTVSLDPSENLVNSNVLEALSADLAEVCRVKVIAPCAAITLVGRGMRSLLHRLSDIWAAFGRERVHLISQSSNDLNLTFVIDEADADGLLPHLHHELIRGGAMPVRDDSVFGPSWREIAHGKPQRAPAWWQGRRERLLAMADAGTPRYVYDLATVRERARSLIGTDAVDRCFYAMKANSHPAVLKTIVGEGFGLECVSLAEIERVFAAIPHMAPERVLFTPSFAPRREYEAAFKRGVIVTLDNIEALQRWPELFRGRTLWLRLDLGHGEGHHEKVRTGGVAAKFGLPLSRFDAFVEQARKLDIRISGLHAHLGSGIDDPQHWRGVYASLAGLADSVGTIETIDIGGGLPIAYTPEAPLFDLAQWRAGLDEIKAAYPRYGLIIEPGRYLVAESGVLLLAVTQVIEKDGVRRIGCDAGMNALMRPAMYEAYHGIHNLSRFDDGAVAAFDVVGPVCESSDVLGRGRPMPIATEEGDVILVADTGAYGMAMANTYNLRALPAEEVIE